A genome region from Methylobacterium sp. FF17 includes the following:
- the mfd gene encoding transcription-repair coupling factor has protein sequence MAKPQPKAPAPKPQTARFALPKSGPLARALDALKRGDSPTLANVPEGFDAVVVADLARALSRDFEGPAVLVHVARDSGRSAAFVNALKFVAPEIEAMSVPAWDCQPYDRVSPNGAIAAQRMTALSRLSRSRSSEEQPRILCTTVNALIQRVPPREKIAVETFSAAIGNVVPMDTVTAWVEANGFLRTGTVRDTGEYAVRGGILDLSPPGLPNPIRLDFFGDTLESIRAFDPETQRTIGQLRSLDLVPMSEVQLTTETIRRFRQGYLSTFGAANRDDRLYETISEGRRYAGLEHWMPLFYDHLDTLFDYVGGVPMIFDAQVDEAAGERLTLIRDYYDARAEAMKAPSPGVAPYKPLKPSALYLTPNEWRDRVAAASVARLSPFAIPESPERATIDCEGRQGRSFAAERANEAASVFDAAVAHVKELQASGHHVILGSWSDGSRDRLCSVLGDHGLKKPVAINTLTAVNALKRGTDVAVAVWGLESGFTVDRLAVISEGDILGDRLVRQKRKAKRPQDIILEVQALQPGDLVVHADHGIGRFIGLKTITAAGAPHDCLEIQYAGGLLLLPVENIELLTRYGSEDAEVALDRLGGGAWQARKAKMKKRILEMAGQLIRVAAERFVRQAPRLHAPEGLYDEFAARFAFNETEDQANAIDAVLTDLNAGRPMDRLVCGDVGFGKTEVALRAAFAGALGGKQVAVVVPTTLLARQHFRTFAERFKGLPVQVAQLSRFVPAAEMKQNRAGIAAGTVDIVVGTHALLAKNVAFKDLGLIIVDEEQHFGVAHKERLKALQADVHVLTLSATPIPRTLQLAMTGVRELSIIATPPVDRLAVRTSVTPFDPLLVREALLRERYRGGQSFYVVPRIEDLAEVKRFLDQEMPETTVAVAHGQMAAGQLEDVMTAFYEGKYDVLLSTTIVESGLDIPTANTLIVHRADMFGLAQLYQLRGRVGRAKARAYALFTTPANRTLTVQAEKRLQVLQTLDTLGAGFQLASHDLDIRGAGNLLGDAQSGHIKEVGYELYQQMLEDAVTALKAGIDEPVEEAWSPTIALGAPVTIPEDYVEDLTVRLGLYRRLSTLENDAEMESFGAELIDRFGPLPPEVEQLLKIVTIKILCRDTNVEKVEAGPKGVVIHFRDKAFANPQGLVAFVGGQASFAKVRPDMSIVFIRELDSIPERLKITTSILRELSKIARGKKAA, from the coding sequence ATGGCAAAACCTCAGCCCAAAGCTCCCGCGCCGAAGCCCCAGACGGCGCGCTTCGCCCTGCCGAAATCCGGGCCGCTCGCCCGGGCCCTCGACGCCCTGAAGCGCGGCGACAGCCCGACGCTCGCCAACGTGCCGGAGGGATTCGACGCGGTGGTGGTGGCGGACCTCGCCCGGGCGCTGAGCCGCGACTTCGAGGGGCCGGCGGTGCTCGTGCACGTGGCCCGCGATTCCGGACGCTCGGCCGCCTTCGTCAACGCCCTGAAGTTCGTCGCCCCCGAGATCGAGGCGATGAGCGTGCCGGCCTGGGATTGCCAGCCCTACGACCGGGTCTCGCCGAACGGGGCGATCGCGGCCCAGCGCATGACGGCCCTGTCGCGGCTCTCGCGCTCGCGCTCCTCGGAGGAGCAGCCCCGCATCCTCTGCACCACCGTCAACGCCCTGATCCAACGCGTCCCCCCGCGGGAAAAAATCGCCGTGGAGACGTTCTCGGCCGCCATCGGCAACGTGGTGCCGATGGATACGGTGACGGCCTGGGTCGAGGCCAACGGCTTCCTGCGCACCGGGACGGTGCGGGATACGGGCGAGTACGCCGTCCGCGGCGGCATCCTCGATTTGTCGCCGCCGGGCCTGCCGAACCCGATCCGCCTCGACTTCTTCGGCGACACCCTCGAGTCGATCCGCGCCTTCGACCCCGAGACCCAGCGCACCATCGGGCAGCTGCGCTCGCTGGACCTCGTGCCGATGAGCGAGGTGCAGCTCACCACCGAGACGATCCGGCGCTTCCGCCAGGGCTATCTCTCGACCTTCGGCGCGGCCAACCGCGACGACCGGCTCTACGAGACCATCAGCGAGGGCCGGCGCTATGCCGGCCTCGAGCACTGGATGCCGCTGTTCTACGACCACCTCGACACCCTGTTCGACTATGTCGGCGGCGTGCCGATGATCTTCGACGCGCAGGTGGACGAGGCGGCGGGCGAGCGCCTGACCCTGATCCGCGACTATTACGACGCCCGCGCCGAGGCGATGAAGGCGCCGTCCCCCGGGGTCGCGCCCTACAAGCCGCTCAAGCCCTCCGCCCTCTACCTGACCCCGAACGAGTGGCGCGACCGGGTGGCGGCGGCCTCCGTCGCCCGGCTCTCGCCCTTCGCGATTCCGGAGAGCCCGGAGCGGGCCACCATCGATTGCGAGGGCCGCCAGGGCCGCAGCTTCGCCGCCGAGCGCGCGAACGAGGCCGCCAGCGTCTTCGACGCGGCCGTGGCCCACGTGAAGGAGCTTCAGGCCAGCGGCCATCACGTGATCCTCGGCTCCTGGTCGGACGGCTCGCGCGACCGGCTCTGCTCCGTGCTCGGCGACCACGGCCTGAAGAAGCCCGTCGCCATCAACACCCTCACGGCGGTGAACGCGCTCAAGCGCGGCACCGACGTGGCGGTGGCGGTCTGGGGCCTCGAATCCGGCTTCACCGTCGACCGGCTCGCGGTGATCTCCGAGGGCGACATCCTCGGCGACCGGCTGGTGCGCCAGAAGCGCAAGGCCAAGCGCCCGCAGGACATCATCCTGGAGGTCCAGGCGCTCCAGCCCGGCGACCTCGTGGTCCATGCCGACCACGGCATCGGCCGGTTCATCGGCCTGAAGACGATCACGGCCGCGGGCGCGCCGCACGATTGCCTGGAGATCCAGTATGCCGGCGGCCTGCTGCTGCTGCCGGTGGAGAACATCGAGCTCCTGACGCGCTACGGCTCGGAGGATGCGGAGGTGGCCCTCGACCGCCTCGGCGGCGGCGCCTGGCAGGCCCGCAAGGCCAAGATGAAGAAGCGCATCCTGGAGATGGCCGGCCAGCTCATCCGGGTCGCGGCCGAGCGCTTCGTGCGCCAGGCGCCCCGCCTGCACGCGCCGGAGGGGCTCTACGACGAGTTCGCGGCGCGCTTCGCCTTCAACGAGACCGAGGACCAGGCCAACGCCATCGACGCGGTGCTGACCGACCTCAACGCCGGCCGGCCGATGGACCGCCTCGTCTGCGGCGATGTCGGCTTCGGCAAGACCGAGGTGGCGTTGCGCGCCGCCTTCGCGGGGGCGCTCGGCGGCAAGCAGGTGGCGGTGGTGGTGCCCACCACCCTCCTGGCGCGCCAGCATTTCCGGACCTTCGCGGAGCGCTTCAAGGGATTGCCCGTGCAGGTGGCGCAGCTCTCGCGCTTCGTGCCGGCCGCCGAGATGAAGCAGAACCGGGCGGGCATCGCCGCCGGCACCGTCGACATCGTCGTCGGCACCCATGCGCTGCTGGCCAAGAACGTCGCCTTCAAGGATCTCGGCCTCATCATCGTCGACGAGGAGCAGCATTTCGGCGTGGCCCACAAGGAGCGCCTCAAGGCGCTCCAGGCCGACGTGCACGTGCTCACCCTCTCGGCGACGCCGATCCCGCGCACCCTGCAGCTCGCCATGACGGGGGTCCGCGAACTCTCGATCATCGCGACGCCCCCGGTGGACCGCCTGGCCGTGCGCACCTCCGTGACGCCGTTCGATCCGCTCCTCGTCCGCGAGGCCCTGCTGCGCGAGCGCTATCGCGGCGGCCAGTCCTTCTACGTGGTGCCGCGCATCGAGGATCTCGCCGAGGTCAAGCGCTTCCTCGACCAGGAGATGCCCGAGACCACCGTGGCGGTCGCCCACGGCCAGATGGCGGCCGGGCAGCTGGAGGACGTGATGACGGCCTTCTACGAGGGCAAGTACGACGTGCTGCTCTCCACCACCATCGTGGAATCCGGCCTCGACATCCCCACCGCCAACACCCTCATCGTGCACCGGGCCGACATGTTCGGTCTGGCCCAGCTCTACCAGCTGCGCGGCCGCGTCGGGCGCGCCAAGGCCCGGGCCTACGCGCTGTTCACGACCCCGGCCAACCGCACCCTCACGGTCCAGGCGGAGAAGCGCCTGCAGGTTCTGCAGACCCTCGACACCCTGGGCGCCGGCTTCCAGCTGGCCTCCCACGACCTCGACATCCGCGGCGCGGGCAACCTGCTCGGCGACGCCCAGTCCGGCCACATCAAGGAGGTCGGCTACGAACTCTACCAGCAGATGCTGGAGGATGCGGTCACCGCCCTCAAGGCCGGCATCGACGAGCCGGTGGAGGAGGCCTGGTCGCCTACGATCGCGCTGGGCGCGCCGGTCACGATTCCGGAAGACTACGTGGAGGACCTCACCGTCCGCCTCGGGCTCTACCGCCGGCTCTCGACCCTCGAGAACGACGCCGAGATGGAGAGCTTCGGCGCCGAGCTGATCGACCGCTTCGGCCCGCTGCCGCCGGAGGTGGAGCAGCTCCTCAAGATCGTCACCATCAAGATCCTGTGCCGCGACACCAACGTGGAGAAGGTCGAGGCCGGGCCGAAGGGCGTCGTCATCCACTTCCGCGACAAGGCTTTCGCCAACCCGCAGGGTCTGGTGGCCTTCGTCGGCGGTCAGGCCTCCTTCGCTAAGGTCCGGCCCGACATGAGCATCGTGTTCATCCGCGAACTCGATTCCATCCCCGAGCGCCTGAAGATCACGACCTCGATCCTGCGCGAACTCTCGAAGATCGCCCGGGGCAAGAAGGCGGCCTGA
- a CDS encoding helix-turn-helix domain-containing protein: MSADDTTLEAGLPHFFLTTSGLPRGEAFERWRTLLAPMYAVSPITPSAPLPFGTNVAYQIGDLVTHRTLLSTQRLQRDRRRVEAGPDHYMVQLYRSGSFQGSVAGKPLSASRGTVTLIGRRHLLDGLLDQADAIGIAVPCTRLHGLPLEAHDLRFDAARNRLLAARISDIYRRLPTTRADEAPALADEFVAFLHRLLDASQAPDVLDGRELDGGLMALARMIVQANLSRPDLSPELIAGQMLVSRSTLYRLFEPEGGVMHFVQGERLRAVRDALADPMERRTIGRLAEVFGFSSISQLSRSFRGHYGAPPQAWRGQRRVAQRIDGRGTVQHVWTWLRETR; encoded by the coding sequence TTGAGTGCGGACGACACGACGCTCGAGGCGGGCCTGCCGCACTTCTTCCTGACGACGTCGGGCTTGCCCCGCGGGGAGGCCTTCGAGCGATGGCGCACCCTGCTGGCGCCGATGTACGCGGTCAGTCCGATCACGCCCTCCGCCCCGCTGCCGTTCGGCACCAACGTCGCCTACCAGATCGGCGACCTCGTCACCCACCGCACGCTGCTCTCGACCCAGCGGCTCCAGCGAGACCGCCGACGCGTCGAGGCCGGTCCCGACCACTACATGGTCCAACTCTACCGATCCGGCAGCTTCCAGGGCTCGGTCGCCGGCAAGCCGCTCTCGGCCTCGCGGGGCACCGTGACCCTCATCGGCCGCCGCCACCTGCTCGATGGCCTGCTCGACCAAGCCGACGCGATCGGCATCGCCGTACCCTGCACCCGCCTTCACGGGCTACCGCTCGAGGCGCATGACCTGCGCTTCGATGCGGCCCGCAACCGGCTCCTGGCGGCGCGCATTTCGGACATCTACCGCCGGTTGCCGACCACGCGCGCCGACGAGGCCCCGGCGCTCGCCGACGAGTTCGTCGCCTTCCTCCACCGCCTGCTCGATGCCTCGCAGGCCCCGGACGTGCTGGACGGCCGCGAACTCGACGGCGGCCTGATGGCGCTGGCCCGGATGATCGTGCAGGCGAACCTGTCGCGGCCCGATCTGTCGCCCGAGCTCATCGCCGGGCAGATGCTGGTCTCGCGGTCCACCCTCTACCGGCTGTTCGAGCCGGAGGGGGGCGTGATGCACTTCGTGCAAGGCGAGCGCCTGAGGGCGGTCCGCGACGCCCTCGCGGATCCCATGGAGCGGCGCACCATCGGCCGGTTGGCCGAGGTCTTCGGCTTCAGCAGCATCTCGCAGCTCAGCCGCAGCTTCCGCGGTCACTACGGCGCCCCTCCCCAGGCCTGGCGTGGCCAGCGCCGGGTGGCCCAGCGGATCGACGGTCGCGGGACGGTGCAGCACGTCTGGACGTGGCTGCGCGAGACCCGATGA
- a CDS encoding FAD assembly factor SdhE — protein sequence MSGTTRTSADLDPRRRRTLFRAWHRGIREMDLIMGRFADAEIGTLTEEELTVFEALIEVPDRDLFRWLTGEDETPENYDTPVYRRLKAFHKHDAPIH from the coding sequence ATGTCCGGCACCACCCGCACCAGCGCCGACCTCGATCCGCGCCGCCGCCGCACCCTCTTTCGCGCCTGGCACCGCGGCATCCGCGAGATGGACCTCATCATGGGCCGCTTCGCGGATGCCGAGATCGGCACCCTCACGGAGGAGGAGCTCACGGTCTTCGAGGCCCTGATCGAGGTACCCGACCGCGACCTGTTCCGCTGGCTCACCGGCGAGGACGAGACGCCCGAGAACTACGACACGCCGGTCTATCGCCGCCTCAAGGCGTTCCACAAGCACGACGCGCCGATCCATTAG